A stretch of Paracoccus sp. N5 DNA encodes these proteins:
- the gltB gene encoding glutamate synthase large subunit: protein MSWEQQEQARRDWMDQHSLYRAEDEHSSCGVGLVVNLDGKASRKVVDAGINALKAIWHRGAVDADGKTGDGAGIHVQIPVPFFYDQVRRTGHEPDQSKLIAVGQCFLPRTNFAQQELCRTIVESEVLRMGHYIYGWRHVPVNTAVLGEKANATRPEIEQILIRCEKDIDQEQFERELYIIRRRIEKAAIAAQIGGLYLCTLSCRSIIYKGMMLAEQVAEFYPDLKDERFESAFAIYHQRYSTNTFPQWWLAQPFRMLAHNGEINTLKGNSNWMRSHEIRMASRAFGEMAEDIKPIIPGGSSDSAALDAVFEVMVRSGRSAPMTKTMLVPEAWSKATTDMPQAWADMYAYCNSVMEPWDGPAALAMTDGRWVCGGLDRNGLRPLRYVITGDGLLIAGSEAGMVPVAEATVREKGALGPGQMIAVDMAEGKLYHDREIKDYLASAQPFGEWIEKVVQLSEVMRDLPEELVFTGEELRRRQIAAGYTVEEIESMLAPMAEDGKEALASMGDDTPPAVLSGQYRPLSHFFRQNFSQVTNPPIDSLRETRVMSLKTRFGNLKNVLDESSAQTEILLLESPFVANGEFAEMMKLFGDAVTQIDCTFADGAGPEAMAEALARIRAEAEDAVRSGAGHLVLSDEKIGPNRIGLPMILATSAVHSWLTRKGLRTFCSVNVRSAECIDPHYFAVLIGCGATTVNPYLAQDTIAERIERGLLSGSLIENMRNYRDAIDAGLLKIMAKMGISVLSSYRGGLNFEAVGLSRAMVAEYFPGMQSRISGIGLHGLQAKLEDIHARGFHSDTTELLPVGGFYKARRSGEKHAWEANTMKLLQIACEKASYDVWKQFTATMRANPPIHLRDLLDIKPLGKPVPLEEVESITSIRKRFVTPGMSLGALSPEAHMTLNIAMNRIGAKSDSGEGGEDPAHSHPLPNGDNPCAKIKQVASGRFGVTAEYLNACEELEIKVAQGAKPGEGGQLPGMKVTDLIARLRHSTKGVTLISPPPHHDIYSIEDLAQLIYDLKQINPRAKITVKLVASSGVGTIAAGVAKAKADVILISGHNGGTGASPATSIKFAGLPWEMGLTEAHQVLAMNRLRDRVTLRTDGGLRTGRDIVMAAMMGAEEYGVGTAALIAMGCIMVRQCQSNTCPVGVCTQDEKLRAMFTGSADKVVNLITFYATEVREILASIGARSLDEIIGRADLLTQVSRGDKSLDDLDLNPLLITVDGSEKIVYDRTKPRNAVPDTLDAEIIRDASRFFSDGEKMQLSYAVRNTLRTIGTRTSSMIVQTFGMRNNLQPDHLTVRLTGSAGQSLGAFAAPGLKIEVSGDANDYVGKGLSGGTITVRPPMSSPLVAAENTIIGNTVLYGATDGYLFAAGRAGERFAVRNSGAKVVIEGCGSNGCEYMTGGVAVILGRIGANFGAGMTGGMAYLYDPEGLARDYVNAETLILCPVTQAHWEAELKGLIERHARETRSRRAEDILQNWEEEKLNFLQVCPREMLPHLTHPIADVEDLAAVPAE, encoded by the coding sequence ATGAGCTGGGAACAGCAGGAACAGGCCCGCCGCGACTGGATGGACCAACATTCGCTGTATCGCGCCGAGGACGAGCATTCCTCTTGCGGCGTCGGCCTGGTGGTGAACCTGGACGGCAAGGCCAGCCGCAAGGTGGTCGATGCCGGCATCAACGCGCTGAAGGCGATCTGGCACCGCGGCGCGGTCGATGCCGACGGCAAGACCGGCGACGGCGCCGGCATCCATGTGCAGATCCCGGTGCCGTTCTTCTATGACCAGGTGCGGCGCACCGGCCACGAGCCGGATCAGTCGAAGCTGATCGCGGTCGGCCAGTGCTTCCTGCCGCGCACGAATTTCGCCCAGCAGGAGCTTTGCCGGACCATCGTCGAATCCGAAGTGCTGCGCATGGGCCATTACATCTATGGCTGGCGGCATGTGCCGGTGAACACCGCGGTCTTGGGCGAAAAGGCCAATGCCACCCGCCCCGAGATCGAGCAGATCCTGATCCGCTGCGAAAAGGACATCGACCAGGAGCAGTTCGAGCGCGAGCTGTACATCATCCGCCGCCGCATCGAGAAGGCCGCCATCGCCGCGCAGATCGGCGGACTGTATCTGTGCACGCTGTCCTGCCGGTCGATCATCTACAAGGGCATGATGCTGGCCGAGCAGGTGGCCGAGTTCTATCCCGACCTGAAGGACGAGCGGTTCGAATCGGCCTTCGCCATCTATCACCAGCGCTATTCCACCAACACCTTCCCGCAATGGTGGCTGGCGCAACCCTTCCGCATGCTGGCCCATAACGGCGAGATCAACACGCTGAAGGGCAATTCGAACTGGATGCGCAGCCACGAGATCCGCATGGCCAGCCGCGCCTTCGGCGAGATGGCCGAGGATATCAAGCCGATCATCCCGGGCGGCTCGTCCGACTCGGCGGCGCTGGACGCGGTGTTCGAGGTCATGGTGCGTTCGGGCCGCTCGGCGCCGATGACCAAGACCATGCTGGTGCCGGAAGCCTGGTCCAAGGCCACCACCGACATGCCGCAGGCCTGGGCCGATATGTATGCCTATTGCAACTCGGTCATGGAGCCCTGGGACGGGCCGGCGGCGCTGGCGATGACCGACGGGCGCTGGGTCTGCGGCGGCCTGGACCGCAACGGGCTGCGGCCGCTGCGCTATGTCATCACCGGCGACGGGCTGCTGATCGCGGGGTCCGAGGCCGGCATGGTCCCGGTCGCCGAGGCCACGGTGCGCGAGAAGGGCGCGCTGGGTCCGGGCCAGATGATCGCCGTCGACATGGCCGAGGGCAAGCTCTACCACGACCGCGAGATCAAGGACTACCTGGCCTCGGCCCAGCCCTTCGGCGAGTGGATCGAGAAGGTGGTGCAGCTTTCGGAGGTGATGCGCGACCTGCCCGAGGAGCTGGTCTTTACCGGCGAGGAACTGCGCCGCCGCCAGATCGCCGCCGGCTATACGGTCGAGGAAATCGAATCGATGCTGGCGCCCATGGCCGAGGACGGCAAGGAGGCGCTGGCCTCGATGGGCGACGACACGCCGCCGGCGGTGCTGTCGGGCCAGTATCGGCCGCTGTCGCATTTCTTCCGGCAGAACTTCAGCCAGGTGACCAACCCGCCCATCGACAGCCTGCGCGAGACGCGGGTGATGAGCCTCAAGACCCGTTTCGGCAACCTCAAGAACGTGCTGGACGAATCCAGCGCGCAGACCGAGATCCTGCTGCTGGAAAGCCCCTTCGTCGCCAATGGCGAATTCGCCGAGATGATGAAGCTGTTCGGCGATGCGGTGACGCAGATCGACTGCACCTTCGCCGATGGCGCCGGCCCCGAGGCCATGGCCGAGGCCCTGGCCCGCATCCGCGCCGAGGCCGAGGATGCCGTGCGCTCGGGCGCCGGCCATCTGGTGCTGTCGGACGAGAAGATCGGTCCGAACCGCATCGGCCTGCCGATGATCCTGGCGACCAGCGCGGTGCACAGCTGGCTGACCCGCAAGGGGCTGCGGACCTTTTGCTCGGTCAACGTGCGCTCGGCGGAATGTATCGACCCGCATTATTTCGCGGTGCTGATCGGCTGCGGCGCGACCACGGTGAACCCCTATCTGGCGCAGGACACCATCGCCGAGCGGATCGAGCGCGGGCTGCTCTCGGGCTCGCTGATCGAGAACATGCGCAACTATCGCGACGCCATCGACGCCGGCCTGCTGAAGATCATGGCGAAGATGGGGATCTCGGTGCTCAGCTCCTATCGCGGGGGCTTGAACTTCGAGGCGGTGGGGCTGTCGCGCGCCATGGTGGCGGAATATTTCCCCGGCATGCAGTCGCGGATTTCCGGCATCGGTCTGCACGGCTTGCAGGCGAAGCTGGAGGACATCCACGCCAGGGGCTTCCATTCCGACACCACCGAGCTGCTGCCGGTCGGCGGCTTCTACAAGGCGCGGCGGTCAGGCGAAAAGCACGCCTGGGAAGCCAACACCATGAAGCTGTTGCAGATCGCCTGCGAAAAGGCGTCCTATGACGTGTGGAAGCAGTTCACCGCCACCATGCGGGCGAATCCGCCGATCCACCTGCGCGACCTTCTGGACATCAAGCCGCTGGGCAAGCCGGTGCCGCTGGAGGAGGTCGAAAGCATCACCTCGATCCGCAAGCGCTTCGTGACGCCGGGCATGTCGCTGGGCGCGCTGTCGCCCGAGGCGCATATGACGCTGAACATCGCCATGAACCGCATCGGCGCCAAGTCCGACTCGGGCGAGGGCGGCGAGGATCCGGCGCACAGCCACCCGCTGCCGAATGGCGACAACCCTTGCGCCAAGATCAAGCAGGTCGCCTCGGGCCGCTTCGGCGTCACCGCCGAATACCTGAACGCCTGCGAGGAACTGGAGATCAAGGTCGCGCAGGGCGCCAAGCCCGGCGAGGGCGGCCAGCTTCCGGGCATGAAGGTCACCGACCTGATCGCGCGGCTGCGGCATTCGACCAAGGGCGTGACGCTGATCTCGCCCCCGCCGCACCACGACATCTATTCGATCGAGGACCTGGCGCAGCTGATCTATGACCTGAAGCAGATCAACCCGCGCGCCAAGATCACCGTGAAGCTGGTGGCCTCCAGCGGCGTCGGCACCATCGCGGCGGGCGTGGCCAAGGCCAAGGCCGACGTGATCCTGATCTCGGGGCACAACGGCGGCACCGGGGCGTCGCCGGCGACCTCGATCAAGTTCGCCGGCCTGCCCTGGGAGATGGGGCTGACTGAGGCGCATCAGGTGCTGGCGATGAACCGGCTGCGCGACCGGGTGACGCTGCGCACCGACGGGGGCTTGCGCACCGGCCGCGACATCGTCATGGCGGCGATGATGGGGGCCGAGGAATACGGCGTCGGCACCGCGGCGCTGATCGCCATGGGCTGCATCATGGTGCGGCAATGCCAGTCGAACACCTGCCCGGTCGGCGTCTGCACCCAGGATGAAAAGCTGCGGGCGATGTTCACCGGCTCGGCCGACAAGGTGGTGAACCTGATCACCTTCTATGCGACCGAGGTGCGCGAGATCCTGGCGAGCATCGGCGCGCGCTCGCTCGACGAGATCATCGGCCGCGCCGACCTGCTGACCCAGGTCAGCCGGGGCGACAAGTCGCTGGACGATCTGGACCTGAACCCGCTGCTGATCACCGTCGATGGCAGCGAGAAGATCGTCTACGACCGCACCAAGCCGCGCAACGCCGTGCCGGACACGCTGGATGCCGAGATCATCCGCGACGCCAGCCGCTTCTTCTCGGACGGCGAGAAGATGCAGTTGAGCTATGCGGTCCGGAACACGCTGCGCACCATCGGCACGCGGACCAGTTCGATGATCGTGCAGACCTTCGGCATGCGCAACAACCTGCAGCCCGACCACCTGACCGTGCGGCTGACCGGCAGCGCGGGCCAGTCGCTGGGCGCCTTTGCCGCGCCGGGGCTGAAGATCGAGGTCTCGGGCGACGCCAACGACTATGTCGGCAAGGGGCTGTCGGGCGGCACCATCACCGTGCGCCCGCCGATGTCGAGCCCGCTGGTCGCAGCCGAGAACACCATCATCGGCAATACCGTGCTTTACGGCGCCACCGACGGCTACCTGTTCGCGGCCGGCCGCGCGGGCGAGCGTTTCGCGGTCCGGAACTCGGGCGCCAAGGTGGTGATCGAGGGCTGCGGCAGCAACGGCTGCGAATACATGACCGGCGGCGTCGCGGTGATCCTGGGCCGGATCGGTGCCAATTTCGGCGCCGGCATGACCGGGGGCATGGCCTATCTCTATGACCCCGAGGGGCTGGCGCGCGACTATGTCAATGCCGAGACGCTGATCCTGTGCCCGGTGACGCAAGCGCATTGGGAAGCCGAGCTGAAGGGCCTGATCGAGCGTCATGCGCGCGAGACCCGCTCGCGCCGGGCCGAGGACATCCTGCAGAACTGGGAGGAAGAAAAGCTGAACTTCCTGCAGGTCTGCCCGCGCGAGATGCTGCCGCATCTGACGCATCCCATCGCGGATGTCGAAGACCTGGCGGCGGTGCCGGCCGAGTAA
- a CDS encoding NAD(P)-dependent oxidoreductase → MATQKMLKFVTIGREMPEKRDAATRSEDFHEIYREFADAKAKEQASRCSQCGVPYCQSHCPLHNNIPDWLRLTAEGRTQEAYFRSQETNTFPEICGRICPQDRLCEGNCVIEQSGHGTVTIGAIEKYITDTAWEMGWVQPAAPVVERPESIGIIGAGPGGLAAADRLRRMGYQVTVYDRHDRAGGLLIYGIPGFKLEKSVVERRNQLLRDGGVEFVLNANVGEDISFDAIRGKHDAVLIATGVYKTRDLDIDNAEARGVVRALDYLTASNRVDLGDEIPDYEDGELNARGKRVVVIGGGDTAMDCVRTAIRQGAQSVKCLYRRDRANMPGSQREVQNAEEEGVEFVWLSAPGSFSGHVTGEAMVAQEVDVDGLPAIASVRVQRMRLGAPDVSGRQSPELIEGADYDEPADLVIKALGFEPEELPRLWGVEGLEVTRWGTIKADYQTHQTSLPGVFAVGDIVRGASLVVWAIRDGREAADSIAGFLAGSARVAAE, encoded by the coding sequence ATGGCCACGCAAAAGATGCTCAAATTCGTCACCATCGGGCGCGAGATGCCCGAAAAGCGTGACGCGGCGACCCGCTCGGAAGACTTCCACGAGATCTATCGCGAGTTTGCCGACGCCAAGGCCAAGGAACAGGCCAGCCGCTGCAGCCAATGCGGCGTGCCCTATTGCCAGAGCCATTGCCCGCTTCATAACAACATCCCGGACTGGTTGCGCCTGACCGCCGAGGGCCGCACGCAAGAGGCCTATTTCCGCAGCCAGGAAACCAACACATTCCCCGAGATCTGCGGCCGCATCTGCCCGCAGGACCGGCTGTGCGAAGGCAATTGCGTCATCGAGCAATCCGGCCACGGCACCGTCACCATCGGCGCCATCGAGAAATACATCACCGACACCGCCTGGGAGATGGGCTGGGTCCAGCCCGCCGCCCCGGTGGTGGAACGCCCTGAATCCATTGGCATCATCGGCGCCGGCCCGGGCGGGCTGGCCGCCGCCGACCGGCTGCGCCGCATGGGCTATCAGGTCACGGTCTATGACCGCCACGACCGCGCCGGCGGGCTGCTGATCTATGGCATCCCCGGCTTCAAGCTGGAGAAATCCGTGGTCGAGCGCCGCAACCAGCTGCTGCGCGACGGCGGCGTGGAATTCGTGCTGAACGCCAATGTCGGCGAGGACATCAGCTTCGACGCCATCCGCGGCAAGCATGACGCGGTGCTGATCGCGACCGGCGTCTACAAGACCCGCGACCTGGACATCGACAATGCCGAGGCCAGGGGCGTGGTGCGGGCGCTGGACTATCTGACCGCCTCGAACCGGGTCGATCTGGGCGACGAGATCCCCGACTACGAGGATGGCGAGCTGAATGCCCGCGGCAAGCGCGTCGTGGTGATCGGCGGCGGCGACACCGCCATGGACTGCGTGCGCACCGCCATCCGCCAGGGCGCGCAATCGGTCAAGTGCCTGTATCGCCGCGACCGCGCCAACATGCCGGGCAGCCAGCGCGAAGTGCAGAACGCCGAGGAAGAAGGCGTTGAATTCGTGTGGCTTTCCGCCCCCGGCTCGTTCAGCGGCCATGTCACCGGCGAGGCGATGGTCGCGCAAGAGGTCGATGTGGACGGGCTGCCCGCCATCGCCTCGGTCCGGGTGCAGCGGATGCGGCTGGGCGCGCCGGACGTCAGCGGCCGGCAGTCGCCGGAGCTGATCGAGGGCGCCGATTACGACGAGCCGGCCGACCTGGTGATCAAGGCGCTGGGTTTCGAGCCCGAGGAGCTGCCGCGGCTCTGGGGCGTCGAGGGGCTGGAGGTGACGCGCTGGGGCACGATCAAGGCCGATTACCAGACGCATCAGACCAGCCTGCCCGGCGTCTTTGCCGTGGGCGACATCGTGCGTGGCGCCAGCCTGGTGGTCTGGGCGATCCGCGACGGCCGCGAGGCCGCCGACAGCATCGCCGGCTTCCTGGCCGGCAGCGCCCGCGTCGCCGCCGAATAG
- a CDS encoding undecaprenyl-diphosphate phosphatase, whose translation MMDHNTLVAAALGLLEGLTEFIPVSSTGHVLLAGHFLGFDSPGRAFEVLIQLGAILAILGVYAGKLWRIFSSAPHDPKARRFILAVLLAFLPAVVIGVLAHKVIKEILFETPLLIASMLILGGVVLLFVDRMATRPRYHAAEDFPLPMAVKIGFIQCLAMIPGVSRSGATIVGALLLGADKRSAAEFSFFLSMPTMLGAFVYDLYKNRDILDAAAAGNIVVGFVCAFLAAVVVVRGLLNYVSAHGYAFFAWWRIVVGALVLLALQAGW comes from the coding sequence CTGATGGATCACAACACGCTTGTCGCCGCCGCCCTTGGTCTGCTGGAGGGGCTGACCGAGTTCATCCCGGTTTCCTCGACAGGCCATGTCCTGCTGGCCGGGCATTTCCTGGGCTTCGACTCACCGGGCCGCGCCTTCGAGGTGCTGATCCAGCTGGGCGCGATCCTGGCGATCCTGGGGGTCTATGCCGGCAAGCTGTGGCGGATCTTTTCCAGCGCGCCGCATGATCCCAAGGCGCGCCGCTTCATCCTGGCGGTCCTGCTGGCCTTCCTGCCCGCCGTGGTGATCGGTGTGCTGGCGCACAAGGTCATCAAGGAGATCCTGTTCGAAACCCCGCTGCTGATCGCCAGCATGCTGATCCTGGGCGGGGTGGTGCTGCTGTTCGTGGACCGCATGGCGACCCGGCCGCGCTATCACGCGGCCGAGGATTTCCCGCTGCCGATGGCGGTGAAGATCGGTTTCATCCAGTGCCTGGCGATGATTCCCGGCGTCTCGCGTTCCGGGGCGACCATCGTCGGTGCCCTGCTTTTGGGCGCCGACAAGCGTTCTGCCGCGGAATTCAGCTTTTTCCTGTCCATGCCCACGATGCTGGGCGCCTTTGTCTATGACCTCTACAAGAACCGCGACATCCTGGACGCGGCGGCGGCGGGCAATATCGTCGTCGGCTTCGTCTGCGCCTTCCTGGCGGCCGTGGTCGTGGTGCGCGGGCTGCTGAATTACGTCTCGGCGCATGGCTATGCGTTCTTCGCCTGGTGGCGAATCGTGGTCGGCGCCTTGGTTCTGCTGGCTTTGCAGGCAGGTTGGTAA
- a CDS encoding complex I NDUFA9 subunit family protein — MSATKLVTIYGGSGFLGRQIARVMAQQGWRIRVAVRRPNQAGIVRTYGAPGQVEPVPCNVRDDLSVAACMTDADAVINCVGILVREGKNTFDAIHEEAAGRIARIAAQQGVKHLVHVSALGADPESSSLYAASKGRGEAAVLAQRPDAVILRPSIIFGSDDNFYNRIAAMTRLGPFLLVPGARTEVQPVYVMDVARAAALAASGLAAPGIYELGGPDVLTMRDVARQVLTATGRRRAIIGLPHVLAGVMGSVLDAGQVVTGGLLTNRILTRDQARTLRLPNRVAEGTKTLADLGIEPTAAPAVIAEYLWRFRPAGQYDAITATAKNLRDN; from the coding sequence ATGTCCGCAACCAAGCTTGTCACCATCTATGGCGGGTCTGGCTTCCTGGGCCGGCAGATCGCCCGGGTCATGGCCCAGCAGGGCTGGCGCATCCGCGTCGCCGTGCGCCGCCCGAACCAGGCCGGCATCGTGCGCACCTATGGCGCCCCCGGCCAGGTCGAGCCGGTGCCCTGCAACGTCCGCGACGACCTGTCGGTTGCCGCCTGCATGACCGATGCCGATGCGGTCATCAACTGCGTCGGCATCCTGGTGCGCGAGGGCAAGAACACCTTCGACGCCATCCATGAAGAGGCCGCCGGCCGCATCGCCCGCATCGCCGCCCAGCAGGGCGTGAAGCATCTCGTGCATGTCTCGGCCCTGGGCGCCGACCCGGAGTCCTCCAGCCTCTATGCCGCCTCGAAGGGCCGGGGCGAGGCTGCCGTTCTGGCGCAGCGGCCGGATGCGGTGATCCTGCGGCCCTCGATCATCTTCGGCTCGGACGACAATTTCTACAACCGCATCGCGGCGATGACCCGGCTGGGGCCGTTCCTGCTGGTCCCGGGCGCGCGGACCGAGGTGCAGCCGGTCTATGTCATGGACGTGGCGCGGGCCGCGGCCCTGGCGGCCTCGGGCTTGGCGGCGCCGGGGATCTATGAGCTGGGCGGGCCGGACGTGCTGACCATGCGCGACGTGGCGCGCCAAGTGCTGACCGCCACCGGCCGGCGCCGCGCCATCATCGGCCTGCCGCATGTGCTGGCCGGCGTCATGGGCAGCGTGCTGGACGCGGGCCAGGTGGTGACGGGCGGGCTTTTGACCAACCGCATCCTGACCAGGGACCAGGCCCGCACGCTGCGGCTGCCGAACCGGGTCGCCGAGGGCACCAAGACCCTCGCCGACCTGGGCATCGAGCCGACCGCCGCCCCCGCCGTCATCGCCGAATACCTGTGGCGCTTCCGCCCCGCGGGGCAATATGACGCCATCACCGCGACCGCGAAGAACCTCCGCGACAACTGA
- a CDS encoding GMC family oxidoreductase, with amino-acid sequence MDDLISREWDAIVIGTGVGGGTAGRRLAEQGLSVLYLEKGPDLGDAALPALGIETRDPDERLANGAWPRLLEAELDGAWCELDGMIGAGVGGTSAYYAATLERPERHDLDDSDGHPHPTGGWPVGYDEMRPWFELAERYFHINGEVDPLAPNGAALLAPVLPLPASDAALMQDLRRAGMHPYRTHMAARFLPGCENCFGRRCARRCKMDGRTAGVLPALETGRAALIDRCTVTRIEADAGRVQALTCQHQGREFTLRARRYVLAAGGLASPALLLNSAAEAWPEGLGNRSGLVGRNLMFHLSEIIAIWAGRGRDEATRSISLRDLYFMEGQRFGTVQSMGLSAGFGEILHALHGRFDQSPLRRLRVLRHGLRIPATIAARMLGNAKLFVGVLEDLPYAGNRVLPDAADPDRLRFHYDISDELRGRRAAFRKAMRQAFRPHRAMFMGAAPQLNFAHPCGTLRFGDDPGTSVLDRDCRLHGVENLYVADSSFMPTSNGVNPSLTIAANALRVADAVADGLRPRLAAGGGLG; translated from the coding sequence ATGGATGACCTCATAAGCCGCGAATGGGATGCCATCGTGATCGGCACCGGCGTGGGCGGCGGCACGGCCGGACGGCGCCTGGCCGAACAGGGGCTTTCCGTGCTCTACCTGGAAAAGGGCCCCGACCTGGGCGACGCCGCCCTGCCCGCCCTGGGGATCGAGACCCGCGACCCCGACGAACGGCTCGCCAACGGCGCCTGGCCCCGGCTGCTCGAGGCGGAGCTCGATGGCGCCTGGTGCGAGCTCGACGGCATGATCGGCGCCGGCGTCGGCGGCACCTCGGCCTATTACGCCGCGACCCTGGAACGGCCCGAGCGGCACGACCTGGACGACAGCGACGGCCATCCGCATCCCACCGGCGGCTGGCCCGTCGGCTATGACGAGATGCGGCCCTGGTTCGAACTGGCCGAGCGCTATTTCCACATCAACGGCGAGGTCGATCCGCTGGCCCCGAACGGTGCCGCGCTACTGGCGCCGGTGCTGCCGCTGCCGGCCTCGGATGCGGCGCTGATGCAGGATCTGCGCCGCGCCGGCATGCACCCCTATCGCACCCATATGGCGGCGCGCTTCCTGCCCGGCTGCGAGAACTGCTTCGGCCGGCGCTGCGCGCGGCGCTGCAAGATGGACGGCCGCACGGCCGGCGTGCTGCCGGCGCTGGAGACCGGGCGCGCCGCGCTGATCGACCGCTGCACCGTCACCCGGATCGAGGCCGATGCCGGCCGGGTCCAGGCCCTGACCTGCCAGCACCAAGGCCGGGAATTCACCCTGCGCGCCCGGCGCTACGTGCTGGCGGCGGGCGGGCTGGCCTCGCCGGCGCTGCTGCTCAACTCGGCGGCCGAGGCCTGGCCCGAGGGGCTTGGCAACCGCAGCGGGCTGGTCGGGCGCAACCTGATGTTCCACCTGTCCGAGATCATCGCGATCTGGGCCGGGCGCGGCCGGGACGAGGCGACGCGCTCGATCAGCCTGCGCGACCTGTATTTCATGGAGGGCCAGCGCTTCGGCACCGTGCAATCCATGGGGCTGAGCGCCGGTTTCGGCGAGATCCTGCATGCGCTGCATGGCCGCTTCGACCAGTCGCCGCTGCGCCGGCTGCGGGTGCTGCGCCACGGGCTGCGCATCCCGGCCACCATCGCCGCGCGGATGCTGGGCAATGCCAAGCTATTCGTCGGCGTGCTGGAGGATCTGCCCTATGCCGGGAACCGGGTGCTGCCCGATGCGGCCGATCCCGACCGGCTGCGCTTTCACTACGACATCTCGGACGAGCTGCGCGGCCGCCGCGCCGCCTTCCGCAAGGCGATGCGCCAGGCCTTCCGGCCGCATCGCGCCATGTTCATGGGCGCGGCGCCGCAGCTGAACTTCGCCCATCCCTGCGGCACGCTGCGCTTCGGCGACGACCCCGGCACCAGCGTCCTGGACCGCGACTGCCGGCTGCACGGGGTGGAAAACCTTTACGTGGCCGACAGTTCCTTCATGCCGACCTCGAACGGCGTCAATCCCAGCCTGACCATCGCCGCCAATGCGCTGCGGGTGGCGGATGCGGTCGCGGACGGGCTGCGGCCACGGCTTGCCGCTGGCGGCGGGCTTGGGTAA
- a CDS encoding NUDIX hydrolase — MIPRFGPPPGARDYRLRPGAYALLIRGGAALLTFQRAPVPEFQLPGGGIDPGESPLCALHREVAEETGWSIGGCRRLGAYRRFCFMPDYDFWAEKLCSVWIARPVLRRGPPREPGHEAHWVPLDQVARLLPDPGGRAFVTAALRRGAAGQARR; from the coding sequence ATGATTCCACGGTTTGGACCACCTCCGGGGGCGCGGGACTATCGGTTGCGGCCGGGGGCCTATGCGCTGCTGATCCGCGGCGGTGCGGCGCTGCTGACGTTCCAGCGCGCGCCGGTGCCCGAGTTCCAGCTGCCCGGCGGCGGTATCGATCCCGGCGAATCGCCGCTTTGCGCCCTGCATCGCGAGGTGGCCGAGGAGACCGGCTGGAGCATCGGCGGCTGCCGGCGCCTGGGCGCCTATCGCCGGTTCTGCTTCATGCCGGATTACGATTTCTGGGCCGAGAAGCTATGCTCGGTCTGGATCGCCCGGCCGGTGCTGCGCCGCGGTCCGCCCCGCGAGCCCGGGCATGAGGCGCATTGGGTGCCGCTGGACCAGGTCGCGCGGCTGTTGCCCGATCCCGGCGGGCGCGCCTTCGTGACGGCGGCCTTGCGGCGCGGCGCCGCGGGTCAGGCACGCCGCTGA